One region of Quercus lobata isolate SW786 chromosome 2, ValleyOak3.0 Primary Assembly, whole genome shotgun sequence genomic DNA includes:
- the LOC115977801 gene encoding uncharacterized protein LOC115977801 has protein sequence MASNSITSRDQDERAGAEIVHGPEECYRHSIDLLEELGFPKGVLPLQDLEECGRVRETGFVWMKQKAPYEHFFVGSNTRVSYSIEVTAYVEKFKMKKMTGIKSKQVFLWVPITEMSIDDPASKKIYFKTPMGIGKSFPVTAFMTEEEKQKYLEKKANSTE, from the coding sequence ATGGCTAGCAATAGCATTACATCAAGGGATCAGGACGAGCGTGCTGGGGCAGAGATTGTGCATGGTCCTGAAGAATGTTACCGCCACTCCATAGATCTCTTGGAAGAGCTAGGTTTCCCCAAGGGTGTTCTTCCATTGCAGGACCTTGAAGAGTGTGGAAGAGTTAGAGAAACagggtttgtttggatgaaACAAAAGGCCCCATATGAGCATTTCTTTGTTGGGAGCAACACCCGGGTGAGTTATTCCATAGAGGTAACAGCATACGTGGAGAAATTCAAGATGAAGAAGATGACTGGTATTAAGAGCAAGCAAGTGTTTTTGTGGGTGCCTATAACTGAGATGAGCATAGATGACCCTGCAAGcaagaaaatatatttcaagACACCTATGGGGATTGGAAAGTCTTTCCCAGTTACAGCTTTCATGACTGAGGAAGAGAAGCAGAAGTATTTGGAGAAGAAGGCCAATAGTACTGAATGA